TTTTTTCAATCCTTTTATACATGATAATCACTTGATCTTTACTAAATAAAAACTTTACCATAAGCTCATTTCAGTTGCCTTTATTCATGTTTTATGTGTTTAAGTTTGATATGTAAAACGGTTTAAAATACATCTACTTTCAAAAGTCAACATTGATCCATGCCCGTCTCGTCCCATTAAAATCCCGACCTACTCGTCTCCGTCTCCCGACCTTTTTCAACCTTGGGTCTGATACCACCTATATTCATGTAAACATCCTTCAAGGAAACCATTTCATTAGACATTTAGACAAGTAACACGATTATACATATGGAGTATACGCCGAAAATAAGATAGAATTACACGCCGAAAATAAGATAGAATTACACGCAGAAACATCATTTCTCAAAGTACATGAACAGGACATAGCAGCCATAcgagttatagaagttgaaccatcTAAGCTAGTACCGAACCCAGAGTGAAATATAACACATTACACAAAACCATCCACACAAGGAACATGGGATCATTTACAGTACATGTTTATTTATTAATGGATTTGGTCGAAGATAGCAGATTTCAATTCAACCACTTAACTGGAAGCTATTTGTGCCTCAGAGCTGTACCATCCGATACTGAAATCAAACGAGATGCACGTCAACTCCTTTTTGTCAGCATCTTGCAGCTTCATTGTGAGTGTATATGAACCCTGTAGTTGTTGAACAATACTTGTTAGCTCCATGGGAAATTGAAAACAAAGTCAAATGTACAACAATCAATTCAAATGTACAACCATCAAATGCATGTCAATGAGAAAGCTACTTACAGGTGGAGTTACTGAAGGCAACGCTTGGGAGTGAGAGATTGCGAAGTCACCGGTAGTAACGGGGCAATCTGTCTTGGTGCAAAGGTCACTGGTCTCACTATACACACCGAAAAAGTAGTATGACACATCGATTACAAGGTTCCCTCCAGAAATGGGCGTGTCTGCATTCCAAAAACATAAATTATAAATCTTATTCTAACAGCTATGAAAATGTAAAATATCGAATGCCTAAATCGATTTAAAATGCACTTCTAAATCATGTTCAGCCAATCTTAAAAATTGACATTCACACACCAAGTCAAATCTGCATTACAGCTACTATTTTGTGATGTTAAGGAACATGCCCACAAGACAAAATCATAAAAAGAGAATAGAAGTATATGATATTTGTAGAATCATAACAAACACGTGTGTTATACTTTCTCATAACAAACACCATTGCATCATTTTGTATATCGCAGATAAATAACAACAAACCAATAGGGGATAGCTGTTTGCATCATCCTCCAAAGATAAAAGTAAGAGACAAAGATGAATATAATTAGGATAAAGCTCTACCTGTAGATGCAGAAATAGTGAAGGTGGTCTCTGTGCCTCTTTCTATTGGGTAAGGAGTGATCTCAACTCCACTGACCTTGACATCATAATCCTTGTTCTTCTCTGTACAAGTTTTGATAATACAACATAAAAATCTTTATTTAATGTGTATGCTACTGAAATAAAAGACATGCCCACTAGAAAGATCTTGTTTTTATACATAAGGTTCAAACTACAGTACCTTAAGTAATTCATATTCAAGTATGCTATTTTCATAATTCCAACATGGTTCAGGTGCACAAAGACTTGTGTTAATTTCATTAGTTGATCTATTAACATATAATGAAGCTTATACTAAATTGCCACAATCATATAGGTCTAACGGTTACCAAAATATCCGTCCGGATCAAATAAGACATCAATTCATCGATGTTTCTCAAAATTCAGCATGATTTACAGAAGTATTGGAtcttaatattaatacaattaactTCAActtttagaaaagaaaaaaaaattatgacaACTATGGTAGCACTTGACATATTCTGTTCTACATATTCATAAATATGTGGAACTTCCTAACTGCACTAAACCTAAAAAAATCTATTATTCATAAGCAACAACGTATATGTGCAGGtatggatggcaatggatcggatatggatcggatgatgcaatatccacatccatatccatttaatttttcctcatccatatccatatccatatccatttaatttcagttcatccgtccatatccatatccgatggattaaatatccgttggatatcaaatgaaatgttaatcTAACGATGAATTCATCAatttaatatagattataacaaatgtaaatatttaatctttatgttttcgatttgttacacatgttttgattgtaatttgtcgcCGATTGTGAATCTAATTAAGCAAAATACGTTATAATATAAGTAAGTATACGTTTAAACTAATATAAATATGTAACTTTGAATATTGTtagtaacaatttaataattgtGACTATCACAACCC
The window above is part of the Rutidosis leptorrhynchoides isolate AG116_Rl617_1_P2 chromosome 1, CSIRO_AGI_Rlap_v1, whole genome shotgun sequence genome. Proteins encoded here:
- the LOC139866141 gene encoding uncharacterized protein translates to MAGIKSKLFIVFICSISLIADAIDVKYCKKNKDYDVKVSGVEITPYPIERGTETTFTISASTDTPISGGNLVIDVSYYFFGVYSETSDLCTKTDCPVTTGDFAISHSQALPSVTPPGSYTLTMKLQDADKKELTCISFDFSIGWYSSEAQIASS